The window CGGTCACCACGGGGGCGTCGTCCCCCATGGCGGACGCGGGTGCGGCCGGCCGGGAGTCGGAGGCGACCGGTCCGGTGGCCGGGCGGGATTCCACCGGGAGAGGCTGGCGGCGCTTGCTGCGCGGCGGAACGACGTGCTTCATGTTCGAGAGGTCGATGTCGCTGGTGGGTCTCGACGTGGCGCCGATGCCGTGGGCGATACCGGGTGCGGGGCCGGTAGTGATCATGGCGCGGGGCACGATGAGGACGGCGCGGACCCCGCCGTACGCGGACTGCCGCAGCGAGACCTGGAGGTCGTACATCCGGGAGAGCCGGCCGACGACGGCCATACCGAGCCGCGGGGACTCGCCGAGGTCGTTCATATTGGATCCGGCCTGCGCCCTGGCGAGCATGTTCTCCGCCCTCGCGCGGGCCTCCTCGCTGAGGCTGACGCCGCCGTCCTCGATCTCGATGGCGATGCCGGACTGCACCTCGACCGCCGTGACGTGCACCCGGGTCTGCGGCGGCGAGTAGCGGGTGGCGTTGTCGAGGAGCTCCGCGCAGGCGTGGATGAGCGGCTCGACCGCGGTGCCGATGATGGCGACCTTGGCGATCGAGTGCAGATCGACGCGCGGGTACTCGAGGATCCGGGACATGGCGCCACGCAGCACGCTGAACAGCGGTACGGGCTTGGGCCATTGGCGGCTGGGGCGAGCGCCGCCGAGCACCGCGATGGAGTCGGCGAGGCGGCCGATCAGCGCGGTGCCGTGGTCGATGCGCAGCAGGTCGTCGAAGACATCGGGGTTGCGACCGTGGTGCTCCTCCATCTCCCGCAGCTCGGAAGCCTGGCGGTGGACGATCGCCTGGACGCGCCGGGCGACGTTGACGAAGGCGCGCTGCGCGGAGTCACGCATCGCCTCTTCGTTGTCGATGATGTCCAGCACCGTGCGGACCAGGGCGCGTTGGGCGTCGGGAAGATCGCGGTACGTCTCGTCGGCGTCGACGACGTCGCGCAGTACCTCGTCGGGCGAGTTGCCCACCCGGAGCCGGTGGATCGCGGCCGGCAGCAGCTCCTTGTTGATCCGGAGGGCCTCTTCGTCATGGGTGGCGAGGCGGCGTTCAAGGACGGCGAGGCGGCGTTCGTAGTCGGCGCGCTGCCTGCGCATCGCGCGTCCGCGGCGTCCGAGCACGACGCAGAGTGAGGTGATCACGACGGTGGCGACGGCTCCGCACCAGACAACTGGTATCCGCGCGGGCTCGGAGACCAGTGCCGCGGCGGCGGCGGTCGCGCCGGCCATCAGGAGCACGGGGAGCAACGCGGCGCGAGCAACGGGAATTTCTCGGTCGATCGGCGGTGATTCAACTCGAACCATCTAAGACCTCTGACGGTTGATTCGGGAGGTATGCGCGCATCCAGGGCGCGCAGGAACTAGCGCTCGAATTCATATCAACTCGACTTCACTGCGCGTGAGCATAGCCAGATAGAAACAGTGCTTCGGCATATTCACCCAACCCCCTGCGCGAGCGCTCCGGCGGTAATACACTCACGAGTTTTTGCACGCACCGCCCTCAGCCGTGCGCGGGGAGTGACGAAGCGCCCGAACGTGAGCGATCTGACGCTTCCCGTACCGCTGTGCGGGAGATTGTCAGGACTTGCTTTCGGAGAGAGGTGCGGCGGTAACGGAGTTGACGGACCGTATCGATTCCCGAGCGGGCCGTTCAGGGGAGCTCCGGCGATGTACGAGTTCGCGCTGGGCGCCGCGTCGGTGTGCGTGCTGATCCTGGCCGTGCATCCGTGGGTGGGCCGACGCCCGGAACGGGCCGTCCGACGGCCGTCGCCCACCCGGGCGCAGCGAGGTCCGGCGCGCGGGTCAGCGCCGGGCCCCGCCGATGCGTCCCTCCAGCTGGACCAGCAATTCACTGAGCTGCTCGCTGAGTTCGCCGCGGGTCCGCTCGTCGAGGCCGGAGAGCACGGCGCGTTCGTACGCCAGCTGCCGGGGCAGCAGCTGGTCGACCAGGGCGCGGCCCTCCTCGGTGAGACGGACGTGTGTGACGCGCCGGTCGCGCTCGTCGCTGCGGCGGTCGACCAGGCCGCGCTCCTGGAGGATCCGGAGGCGCTTGGTGACGGCCGCACCGGAGGAGAACGTCTCCCTGGCCAGTTCGCCGGGGGTGAGTTCGCGGTCGGTACGCCGTACGGCGCCCAGCAGGTCGAATTCGGCGCGGGAGAGTCCGGCGGCGCGCAGCGGGGCGTCCTCCGCCTGCTGGAGCAGGGCGGCACAGCGGTTGATGCGGCCGATGAGTTCCATCGGTCCGGTGTCCAGCTCCGGGTTGACGGCGTGCCACTGCCGTACCACCGAGGCGACGATGTCGTCGGTCACACCGCTCCGTTCTCCGGGGCGGGGGCGATCAGCCCCTGCCGTGTTGCTGTCGCCGCGAGCGTACGGTGTCCGGCCTGCTCGGCCGCGAGAATGTGCTCCTCGGGCAGGGCGCGCTGCCACCATTCGCCGGCTGCCGTGTCGCCGGCCTCGCGCAGTTCGACGAGCGATCCGGTGAGCCTGCGGCGGGCGGCATCGAGGGCGGCGGGCGCGGGCGCCGGGGCTGCGATGGTCCGTACGGCGTGGGCCCGGGCCCGGTCGGTGGCGGCGAGGGCCCGTTCCAGCCGTCCGGTGGCCCGTCGGTTGGTGACGGCCATGGCGGCGAGGATTCCGACGGCGGCGCCGATGACGGTGTCCAGGACCCGGTCGCCGATGAGCTCTCCGGCCGGGTGTGTGCCGCCGAACTCCAGGACGAGGAGCGCCATCGGGGTCACGGCTATGGAGCCGAGCCAGTAGTTACGGGTGATCAGGGCCTCCGCGGCGAAGTTGAAGAAGAGGCAGCAGCCGATGAGTGCGAGCGAACTCGTCCGGGAGACGGGAAGGACCACGGCGAAGACGAGCACACCGAGGAGGTTGCCGAGGGTGCGCTGCAGGGCGCGGTTCCAGGAGAGCGTGACATTGGCCTGGTAGAGGGAGGCGGCGGTGACGATCGCCCAGTAGGGGCGGCCTACGCCGACGGCCATCGAGACATATCCGGCGAGGGCGCAACCGATGAGGGCGCGGGCGGCGATGGGCAGCAGCGGGGAGCCGGGGGCCAGTGCGCGCAGCACCGCCCGGCGGGCGTCGCGCCGGCCCACGGTCCGGCGCGCGGCCCGCTCGGCGTCGATCCCGAAGAGCTCCTCGGCGGTGCCGGGGGCGGGTGGCGGGGTGGGGACGGGGCCTCGGGCCCGGGTCTGCCGGGCCCAGGTCCGAAGCCGGTCGGGGCCGGCGACGCGGGCTTCGAGGTTTTGGCCGCCGGTGTCGGTGCCGACGGCCGTAGGCGCGGGCTCGCCGTCGCGGTCCGCCGTACGGGCGTGGCCACCGCCGTCGGCGTCGCCGACCCGACGCTCATGGACGCCGGGGTGCGCACCGAGGGCTCCCCGGGCGAGCGCGGCTTCGGCGTGGACGACGAGCCGCTCCAGCTCCCGGCGTACGGGGGTGGGGCGCCCGGCGGCGAGCAGTGTCTGCCAGGCCGTGTGGACGGCGGCGGCCGCGGCGTGCCGGGTGCGGTGCCCGGGGTGGTCCGCGTACGCGGCGGCAGCGGTCAGGGCTCGGGCGGTCGCGCGCCGCTCCGGGCCCTCCCGGCG is drawn from Streptomyces sp. NBC_01717 and contains these coding sequences:
- a CDS encoding sensor histidine kinase, with the translated sequence MVRVESPPIDREIPVARAALLPVLLMAGATAAAAALVSEPARIPVVWCGAVATVVITSLCVVLGRRGRAMRRQRADYERRLAVLERRLATHDEEALRINKELLPAAIHRLRVGNSPDEVLRDVVDADETYRDLPDAQRALVRTVLDIIDNEEAMRDSAQRAFVNVARRVQAIVHRQASELREMEEHHGRNPDVFDDLLRIDHGTALIGRLADSIAVLGGARPSRQWPKPVPLFSVLRGAMSRILEYPRVDLHSIAKVAIIGTAVEPLIHACAELLDNATRYSPPQTRVHVTAVEVQSGIAIEIEDGGVSLSEEARARAENMLARAQAGSNMNDLGESPRLGMAVVGRLSRMYDLQVSLRQSAYGGVRAVLIVPRAMITTGPAPGIAHGIGATSRPTSDIDLSNMKHVVPPRSKRRQPLPVESRPATGPVASDSRPAAPASAMGDDAPVVTEWTAGGLPQRRSRGRAPLGSHNLPAQSAAPAAGQRNGSDSHKEPPPGLWLEAFTNAVNGVPQEPKTDEDSDDAWDKGDLK
- a CDS encoding FUSC family protein, giving the protein MSDSTIRTRQPSSVRRLPLVGPLRLTRPSDMWFKPALSVVVASAVPNLALFAFGRLDLVMYTMAGSLCALYGHSLPYARRARTVAGVVVGMLIGMAISLVTASLTDSTAVLIAVGALLAAGQKVLCDATRIGPPGPVIFTFVTSAALFAPQHLGQVPGHLALTAAAGTVSWLVTVGPALLRREGPERRATARALTAAAAYADHPGHRTRHAAAAAVHTAWQTLLAAGRPTPVRRELERLVVHAEAALARGALGAHPGVHERRVGDADGGGHARTADRDGEPAPTAVGTDTGGQNLEARVAGPDRLRTWARQTRARGPVPTPPPAPGTAEELFGIDAERAARRTVGRRDARRAVLRALAPGSPLLPIAARALIGCALAGYVSMAVGVGRPYWAIVTAASLYQANVTLSWNRALQRTLGNLLGVLVFAVVLPVSRTSSLALIGCCLFFNFAAEALITRNYWLGSIAVTPMALLVLEFGGTHPAGELIGDRVLDTVIGAAVGILAAMAVTNRRATGRLERALAATDRARAHAVRTIAAPAPAPAALDAARRRLTGSLVELREAGDTAAGEWWQRALPEEHILAAEQAGHRTLAATATRQGLIAPAPENGAV
- a CDS encoding MarR family winged helix-turn-helix transcriptional regulator; amino-acid sequence: MTDDIVASVVRQWHAVNPELDTGPMELIGRINRCAALLQQAEDAPLRAAGLSRAEFDLLGAVRRTDRELTPGELARETFSSGAAVTKRLRILQERGLVDRRSDERDRRVTHVRLTEEGRALVDQLLPRQLAYERAVLSGLDERTRGELSEQLSELLVQLEGRIGGARR